In a genomic window of Infirmifilum sp. NZ:
- a CDS encoding DUF72 domain-containing protein, whose translation MEVVVGTCGFSGKGGRRNYYNSFRGVEVQETFYRPVPLETLRRWRSEAPEGFEFTLKAFQGITHPASSPTWRRAKGIKPTENHGFFRPTREVFEGWEYTRSAAQALDASVVVFQTPPSFGPTEENVSNVDTFFSKIDRGSLTLGWEPRGEWLNRPELLEGIFKKHHLIHVVDPFRRMPLVESKVQYFRLHGIGRGEVNYSYKYTEEDLLRLLSIIESLSASKVYVFFNNIQMFQDALRFKELLERR comes from the coding sequence GTGGAGGTTGTTGTAGGAACGTGCGGTTTCTCCGGAAAAGGAGGACGTAGAAACTACTACAACTCTTTTAGGGGTGTTGAGGTGCAGGAAACCTTCTACAGGCCAGTGCCGCTCGAAACCCTGCGCCGCTGGAGGAGTGAAGCACCAGAAGGTTTCGAGTTCACGCTTAAAGCTTTCCAGGGAATCACGCATCCAGCCAGCTCGCCGACCTGGAGAAGGGCGAAGGGCATCAAGCCGACGGAAAACCACGGCTTCTTTAGACCAACTAGGGAGGTTTTCGAAGGGTGGGAGTATACGAGAAGCGCGGCTCAAGCCCTGGACGCGAGCGTCGTCGTCTTCCAAACGCCCCCCAGCTTTGGTCCCACAGAAGAGAATGTGTCTAACGTGGACACATTTTTCTCGAAGATAGACAGAGGGTCATTGACTCTAGGATGGGAACCGCGTGGAGAATGGCTCAATCGTCCAGAGCTTCTAGAGGGGATTTTCAAAAAACACCATCTGATCCACGTTGTAGACCCGTTCAGGCGCATGCCCTTAGTCGAGTCTAAGGTGCAGTATTTCAGGTTGCACGGCATAGGAAGAGGAGAGGTAAACTACTCCTATAAGTACACCGAGGAAGACCTGCTCCGCCTGCTCTCCATTATAGAAAGCCTCAGCGCCTCAAAAGTATACGTCTTCTTCAACAATATTCAAATGTTCCAAGATGCGTTGCGCTTTAAAGAACTGCTTGAGAGGCGCTGA
- a CDS encoding bifunctional phosphoglucose/phosphomannose isomerase produces the protein MLEDKAYTLISSEARKHDPSGMLLHVIHTPHSVLESTRRYREEAESLLRFDFSRLSGVVVSGMGGSFISGLFLYDLIADKTDKPLVLNRDAKLPKFIDKNYLLVTVSYSGNTEETLRVYSEGLKRGIPIVAVTSGGKMAEISEKKGVPLLRLPPGIPPRAAFPHITSALTSVLSLVTGIDAVSWLEEAARELQSRLEGAFSEGAALARLLHEDVAKGLVPLVYGYSPYTSPAYRFKTQLNENSKVHAFFGELPEGNHNEIMGWSGPLANFSVIFLRGREEPEYMRARIEFLEELLSSKGVPYYNLYGEGGGRAGELLSLVFKADVASVALALLRGVDPTPVDIISRLKTHLESRVGLTFLREAER, from the coding sequence ATGCTGGAAGACAAGGCATATACGTTGATCTCTTCGGAGGCCAGAAAGCATGACCCTTCGGGAATGCTCCTACACGTTATCCATACACCTCACAGCGTCCTGGAGAGCACACGTAGGTACAGGGAGGAAGCTGAGAGTTTACTCAGGTTTGACTTCTCACGCCTTAGCGGGGTGGTTGTCAGCGGCATGGGTGGCTCCTTTATTAGCGGACTTTTCCTCTACGACTTAATCGCGGATAAAACCGATAAGCCTCTTGTCTTGAATAGGGACGCAAAGCTACCGAAGTTTATAGACAAGAACTACCTTCTCGTGACGGTCAGCTATTCTGGCAACACCGAGGAAACCCTGAGAGTCTATTCCGAGGGGCTCAAAAGGGGGATCCCGATTGTAGCTGTCACGTCCGGAGGCAAAATGGCCGAGATCTCGGAGAAGAAGGGAGTACCTCTTCTTCGCTTACCTCCTGGCATCCCGCCCAGAGCCGCCTTCCCGCATATAACCTCCGCCCTTACCTCAGTTTTATCCCTTGTAACCGGTATCGACGCAGTTAGCTGGCTTGAAGAAGCGGCTCGAGAGCTCCAGAGCAGGCTTGAGGGGGCTTTCAGTGAGGGGGCCGCATTAGCCAGGCTACTCCATGAGGACGTCGCGAAGGGTCTGGTTCCACTCGTGTACGGGTACTCTCCCTACACTTCCCCAGCCTACAGGTTTAAGACACAGTTAAATGAGAACTCAAAGGTTCACGCATTCTTCGGCGAGCTCCCTGAGGGTAACCATAACGAGATAATGGGCTGGAGTGGCCCTCTGGCCAACTTTTCGGTAATTTTCTTGAGGGGGCGGGAGGAGCCGGAGTACATGCGGGCTAGGATTGAGTTCTTGGAGGAGCTTCTAAGCAGCAAAGGCGTTCCCTACTACAACCTCTATGGGGAGGGTGGAGGCAGAGCCGGCGAGCTTCTCTCACTGGTTTTCAAAGCCGATGTAGCTTCTGTAGCTCTCGCTCTCCTACGGGGGGTTGACCCGACACCTGTTGACATCATTTCACGGCTTAAGACACACCTAGAGTCCAGAGTCGGCTTGACGTTTCTACGAGAAGCCGAGAGGTGA
- the hisS gene encoding histidine--tRNA ligase: MTGEALLRPPRGTKDRLPEESYIKRKVCESIRKVFELYGYGEIETPAFEHLEVLIAKAGEEVVDQIYAFKDKAGRDLGLRFELTTPIARIVASRLDMPKPIRFYYIQPVWRYEEPQKGRLREFWQAGVELIGIDDPMGDAEVIAIAHRALRSAGLQEFEIHISHRSVVEDLILSTGLPENRVNEALRALDKLDKKGKEYVVDELSRLGAERSSAEKMLEQLSSADLNIEVRSQKAVEGLKFLSRTLDLLESAYDLRARVDFGIVRGLGYYTGLVFEVKTPLGGEVGSVAGGGRYDDLISSLGGPRLPATGMAIGVDRLIEVLRTLGRIDVTFSEFDAVVVPVGSDEELLKYAIKVAETLRWKTALRVTVEYTGRSLSKTLEKAGKKGAKYAVIIGAREVSEGSLTLRDLENWTEQKLTIDEAVKLLGYSKGF; the protein is encoded by the coding sequence TGACCGGAGAGGCACTTCTAAGGCCACCGCGGGGCACGAAGGACAGGCTGCCCGAGGAGTCATACATTAAAAGGAAGGTATGCGAGTCCATCAGGAAAGTTTTCGAGCTCTACGGCTACGGAGAGATCGAGACCCCAGCCTTCGAGCACCTCGAGGTTCTCATAGCTAAGGCCGGTGAGGAAGTCGTAGATCAGATATACGCTTTTAAGGACAAGGCTGGCAGAGACTTAGGTTTAAGATTTGAGCTGACAACACCTATAGCTCGAATCGTGGCCTCGCGCCTTGACATGCCTAAACCAATACGCTTCTACTACATACAGCCCGTTTGGAGGTATGAGGAACCTCAGAAGGGGAGGCTCAGGGAGTTTTGGCAGGCCGGCGTTGAGCTTATAGGGATAGATGACCCAATGGGCGACGCGGAGGTCATAGCAATCGCTCACAGAGCTTTGAGGAGCGCGGGGCTTCAGGAATTTGAAATCCATATCAGCCACCGAAGCGTCGTGGAGGATTTAATCCTGTCAACGGGATTGCCTGAAAACCGAGTCAACGAGGCTTTACGTGCGCTTGATAAACTTGATAAAAAAGGAAAAGAATATGTTGTAGATGAGCTTTCGAGGCTAGGAGCAGAGAGGTCAAGTGCCGAGAAAATGCTCGAGCAACTGTCAAGTGCTGATCTCAACATAGAGGTTAGATCCCAAAAGGCGGTCGAGGGGCTGAAATTCTTATCCCGAACCTTGGATTTACTTGAAAGCGCTTACGACCTGAGAGCAAGGGTAGACTTCGGAATAGTCAGAGGTTTGGGATACTATACGGGCCTTGTTTTTGAGGTCAAGACGCCTCTGGGAGGAGAAGTTGGTAGCGTTGCTGGTGGCGGGCGGTACGATGACCTGATAAGCTCTCTGGGTGGTCCGCGTCTGCCGGCAACGGGTATGGCCATAGGTGTTGATAGGCTTATAGAAGTGCTACGAACCCTAGGCAGGATTGATGTCACATTCAGTGAGTTTGACGCCGTGGTGGTGCCGGTAGGTAGCGATGAAGAATTGCTAAAATACGCCATTAAAGTGGCAGAGACACTGCGCTGGAAGACGGCTCTACGTGTGACTGTTGAGTATACTGGTAGATCCCTTTCGAAAACACTCGAGAAAGCTGGTAAAAAGGGAGCTAAGTATGCCGTGATCATCGGCGCACGAGAAGTCTCTGAGGGGAGTCTGACCCTCCGGGATCTTGAGAACTGGACGGAGCAGAAATTGACCATTGATGAAGCCGTTAAGCTTCTTGGTTATTCAAAAGGATTTTAA